The following coding sequences are from one Pirellulales bacterium window:
- a CDS encoding FliA/WhiG family RNA polymerase sigma factor has protein sequence MATTVAPDDIAQLWVAFKADPDNQELRNRLVEQYLPLVKYNGERIWARLPEGVELDDLISAGVFGLMDAIDSFDLSRGVKFETYCVPRIRGAMLDELRTMDWVPRLVRSKASKLNEATKSLEAKCGRSPTEAELAEYMSISVEELEKMILDANAVNLISLNKKWYETDSYKDVREIDILEDKKGEDPTRRIQKADLMRLVTKGLNRNERLIIILYYYEELTMKEIGATLDLSESRVSQMHSSIVQRLQNQLARRRPEFGT, from the coding sequence ATGGCAACTACCGTCGCTCCTGATGATATTGCGCAGCTTTGGGTCGCTTTCAAAGCTGATCCTGATAATCAGGAGTTGCGGAATCGGCTCGTCGAGCAATACCTGCCGCTCGTCAAGTACAACGGCGAGCGGATCTGGGCCCGGCTGCCCGAGGGTGTTGAGCTCGACGACTTGATCTCGGCCGGCGTGTTCGGCCTGATGGACGCCATCGACTCGTTCGACCTGTCGCGCGGCGTCAAATTCGAGACCTATTGCGTGCCGCGCATTCGCGGGGCGATGCTCGACGAGTTGCGGACCATGGACTGGGTCCCGCGGCTGGTCCGCTCGAAGGCCAGCAAGCTGAACGAAGCCACGAAGTCGCTCGAGGCCAAGTGCGGCCGTTCGCCCACCGAGGCCGAATTGGCCGAGTACATGAGCATCTCCGTCGAAGAGCTCGAGAAGATGATTCTCGACGCCAACGCGGTGAACCTCATCAGCCTGAACAAGAAGTGGTACGAGACCGACAGCTACAAAGACGTCCGCGAAATCGACATTCTCGAGGACAAGAAGGGCGAGGACCCGACGCGCCGGATCCAAAAGGCCGACCTGATGCGTCTGGTCACCAAGGGCCTGAACCGCAACGAGCGGCTGATCATCATCCTCTACTATTACGAAGAGCTGACGATGAAAGAGATCGGCGCGACGCTCGATCTCTCGGAAAGCCGCGTCAGCCAGATGCACAGCTCGATCGTCCAGCGGCTGCAAAACCAGCTCGCCCGCCGCCGCCCCGAGTTCGGCACCTGA